A region of the Mytilus galloprovincialis chromosome 1, xbMytGall1.hap1.1, whole genome shotgun sequence genome:
TGGACTATTTTCAAGATAATGAGTGTTGTAAACATAGAAACAATTTTTTTACTTGGATTTACTATCTGATGAGCAATGTCCTTTCGAACAGGAGACATTTCGAAGAAGACCTGTGCTGAAAGAACTTTCCACTAGGctttaaactattttgatcttcAAATAATGACCTCATTGTCTGAACGGTCTCCATGTTCTCCTCTTTTCACAGCacaatgtaaatatttatcagcttattttgaatacaaattaCTGTCCAATGTacgattttatttaattttttttaccaagaaaaaaatgtttaaataagttTTATTGTATGTGATGCTGTATGAgatttgtttaagaaataattgatgctagctatattttattgtagttttaacatgggtatgcactatattcgtgattatttttgcccgagcgatagtgagggctaaaataacacgaatataatgcctaaccatgttaaaactacaataaagtatagcttgcatcaattatttcgattctgattaagACAACTAAGTTAATTTCGATGTCCGTGTGTATAAGTGAAGAgggtttgtgtaggctcttccatgaacctccctttattgtttgtaaacaagcaacTGGCAATGTGATTTTGCAGAGGGAGGAaattgaacagccagcatgaacggttgttgtatctaggtcaaatatgtcgaTTTCTAATTGCAACACAtgacagtcataataaatgaattagtaacgacatttgcatcatttaagagtttgggaGTGTTTAAcattaatgaaaattattaaatgcatgcatgccaatttgataaaattcattattcttcagtagtcaatatacgcatgtgcattCAAATTTGTTGGATTaagagcatgggtttgttcacaaagcgaaagaagcacgtcatattagaataatgttttattgtgtttttacgTGTAGATATTATTTGTGTTATACTGTACCCCTTTATCACCCTCCTACAATAGGCTTTAAGATTCACAAGATACAAAGTTATCCGATGAAAGATCGGATAATTGTAACTGCTTCATAAAAAGGTGTTTGAAAGAATTCAAACTTATTGTATCAGCATTATCTGTAAAATAGCTTCTGCTTTATTGAGTTAACATtcgtaaaaatttaaaaatcttgTGTTTACaaagtttatcatttttattaaatagaGCAACAACAACAAAGATAGATAGAAATACTACCTGttatgaatattaaaaataaatcagacagaaatcttttgaaaatatatataatgtgttttattttacagTTCTTGGTGTTATGTCAACAAATCATGGTCCAAACAAGGTCATTTACAAGGGACATAATATTGTAAAAAGACAAGAAGTACCTCCAGACAATGTAACAACGGTAATTGCAAATGCATCATTCATTAAACCAAAATTATTTGTTCTTATAAAgtccattttgttttaaatgctttcagatattttGGAGCATTCTACTTTTCAAATGTTGTTATAGAGCGTACTGATTAAGATTATTCTAGAAACACGTTTCCCATATACTCAATTTGGTATAATGTTTACATGTATGGGCAGCTTAGAATGATTAGACGTAATGTGAAAAGTAACAAATAAGTGTAACAAAAgtgtatataattgataaaaatgaaaagacgtctatttttgtaaaagacaGTTGaagcaaacattattttttaatgaGGCATTGGCTCATATCTGTATCTTTAAAAGAGTAATTTTTACTGTTTCTGTCAGTTTTGTTAAAAGTCTGAAACCTTGATGCACTTATGAAAGatactatttaaatattttttcatatattagtATACTGATATCTGACCGAGTTTGTCTCGAACATACTGTATTCACAAGGATGTTAATTGATAGATTTATGACACTTTTTGGTTTTCGACTTCACGTCCTCCTCATAAATTCTTCTTTAGTGTGTTTGATGGACgtgtattttgtaaatgtaaacatCTTTACCTATATTTGTGCtgcattcccccccccccccccttattatAAATACCAAACTCTCGATACATAGGTCTTCATTAATaatgcatttgattttttatgataTTAGGTTTCGGTCAATCCAGTATTAATTCAGTTAAtgcatttcaaatgttttaattttgtggttctgaaaacatctttaaaatattaaaaatgtgatTGGTGTTCACTTATAAAAGTAGATGGTTCATAACTCTTGACTAAGTGTATAAATATATTGCAATGTTTTCTTTTCCAGATTTCAGATCACCATGATTATTACACATCTAAAGTTATACCCGATCCAGAGGGCGCCTACTGGAATGAGTTGGAAAATCACACGAGACATATACTATCCAATGACCATCGTCGCAAATATTCGGTAATTGATACGCTACCTTAAACTTAGTTTGACGATTTAGCCATAAACATATGGAAATATTGAAGTGATTATTTTCAGCTTCATCAGTTTTTTTACTATCTATTATCAGCCACTTTCTTTTCTTTATGTTGTCTTCTAATTTCAGCTCACCTCATCTTCTCTCAGAAAGTTTCTCCAGATTTCAAGAATTCTTCACATCCATCTCATCTATGTTAATTAATTACAATTCAAATTCATAAAAGTATACTTATAATATTACTATGATTATAGTAATAACTATCAAActaagtttttatttttggtaaaTAAATCGTTTGTGTCTGTTGAAggtattgttaatttttatataaagttgATAAAGGGAGTTGGCCAAATAGTTTTTCTATCAGCATAGTCCAGGAAATACAGGCCAttaaaaacttagtcttttttaCACACTGACTGTAATCCTTTCTTTCAAATGTTCTAAgaataatgtatttttcttttcattccaGTTTAAACGgatttcatttaattttcctttttatggACGTCCAATGAATATATTTGCAATTACCACACAAGGTAAGCATAGGATATACTAATTCTAATCcgtaatttaaatttaattttatatttacataaataGTTTTAACTTGCTTTTCCAAAATCATTTGGCGTTTATTGACACATACAGATGTTTTGCAAGGTTTCCATTTATTGCCTTCGTTGTCATACACGACTATCAAAACGTTGTCTTTAGATTATTAATTAAAGGCACATTTCATCAAATTAAACGAATCACAAGTAATCGCATTAAACGTGTATTAAGAAAACAGTTGCCTTTCTAGTTCTTTTCATCCTGTTCCCGTTATTTATAATGTTTAAACACCTTACCTTACCTATTGATTGTCTTTCTGTAACTATAGGTAAGTAAACTCGTATATTTACTTTCCAGTTGTCTTTCTTGTCGTCAATCATAATTCTTTAATCACATTAAAGACACCATTGCAACTAAGAATTGGGTACTTTAAACATGAGCATGCTTCATATGACCCGATTGGTACATTAAATTAGATGTCTGGTGGATTGTATTGTCAAtctgattttgttttacaatattcagAACGATTCAATGTCAGTGTAATATATCTTTCTTTGTATTATACCcacttaaattgtttattttactgACCGACCAACTGAAGTATCAATCAGTAGAAAGTAACCCAAATAGACAAATTCTACCAACTTTGAGACAACATGTTTTCCTTACTCATACAAAACAACTTGCCGAGAAGAGAAGCTAGAATTGGAAGCTTTACCGATTGTgtgaccagagacatataatattgtattatatgtctctggtgtgaCCAATCTAAAATTGAATCAAACAAGTGTACTTAAATGGACGTTGTGATGCTATGAAGAAAATAAACCTATAAAACTATGCAGCTAAAAGGATTATATATTTACACAGGTTCCGATTCAgagttaattataaaaaaagatatacagaAAATACGAAAAATATGTGTAGGAATTTATTCTTAAACGAATTGTTCATGGATTGGTGATAACTTGCATTGTGGTAGATATTCATTTTcgttgttttgataaaatttgcatgcattcctttagaaaatttataATTCGTTGATCATTTAAATTCATGGGTCCCTTGTAAACGTTTGGTATGCCACacatattaatgaatccacaatatataAATTACATGTAAGAATCCATAATATATAAAGTACATGTAATGATCAATGCCCTTCCCAAAATAGTTGCAACTATAATTAAAAGGATTAGAGACATATGAATTAAACGAGAAAAAATAATGGCGACAGTAGTATACTAATGTACAAATCTCGCCAATCGATAAAAAAGAGACAAATTAAGGTAACCAACAGAAACTGAAGGGATCTCGTGAACTCAAATATTTGAGTGAACGGGGGAGTTTACAATGGTAGCTTCTTTTGCTATGGACGAACATAagtttatcacttttttttttttttttttttttttttttcttttttttttttttttttttttatcactgagACATGTAAACACCAAGCAATTGAGCGGAGGGTATGCtactgctgagaaatggaaagtttacatttgaaaatttgtaaacaTTGCGTTTGTCACATATTCCAGTTTGAAGTCGTATGACTGTGTCAGCAGAGAATAAACATAAGAAGATAAAGCAGACCTCCTTATTTCGGTTATATTCTTAATAGAAAGTTAACTTATATGAGATGTAAGCATTAATAAAAGTGTGGATTATTGAATAACAAAACACCATCTTACTTATATCTGAAAGTTAAATTAAAGATACAAGATGCTCTTCTTTTGATTTTGAGAAGGATCTGTATGATTTTTGGGACATATCAGTACCAAAACAAGTCGGTCTGTGGTATTTTACAATTAGAATCCATTGAAACACAAATGGATACTCATCGAAAATACCAATGGATATCAAATTTGGCGTGTAAAGTGAATTACACAAACAGATTATTTTAAAGGAGAAGTTAATGCAccatttattaaattaaaaaaagttttacgcTATGTGtaatttatgaatataataaGAAATGGATAATAGTCAAAACGATTTACTATaattattatgaaatataaaaagaaaacttaccgaactccaagaaacattcaaaacggaaagtcgaACATAATCATTcacaatttcttttttgaaatattttcttttttagtaTTCAAATTTAGGATCGGGATAAAGGATATACTAACATACtattaggttttttttaatttgtagtattttttataatctttttggTAAATATATGAAATTGTTAGAGTGAATCGAAACTGGGTTACAGAAATAATATCTTAAAATCAGTTTATCAATTTAGTGTATCGTTCAGATGCCCTTTCTTATTTCCACTTTAGATGTAAAGACAGGCTTTCCCTTTCTGAATGGTAATATTTATTCTTTTCAGGATTTCTTTACATGAGTACTTTCACTCACCCGCAGTTAAACTGGGCGTTTACCCATTATATTGCACCGTTAATGGGTAACTTTGATACCATTGGAAATGACTCACACATTCTGTACAAAGACGATGGTAAGTTTTTGTGTGCAAAGTTTAATGATAGAGCTTTAATTATATATGCATGTcataattaaacataaaataattcCACAAATTGGTGATAATTGGGATATGGTAAATTTGAGCCCTCACTgttctattttgaattttgaagaaGTACAATCGAAAATCATATATCGATGAAAAATACACATATGTGGCAAAACAAAATGACGGATATACACACGCAGTCTGCAAAATAGTACAACGATTCTGAATCGGAAATTTAAAAATGCAAATGATATAATATTGCGAACgtttattattcaaatttcaagTGGCTAGACTATTTTCGTAATTGATAATATTACTCGTACACATGTGgctcccgtcgtgttgcttgtgtgataacaaatccggtagatAGTCTAATAGTCTAAAATATTCATTAACATTCATATTTGggtaaactaaaattaaaatgacgTAACAATTTGATTTTCCAAAAAAACTGTAGTATAGTTTTTCTCGTTATTTTGAGTGTAGGACACAGTTTTGTAGTAGAATGGAGGAATGTTGAACTGAATGATCAACCTGAGAGTAAGTTATACATAATTGAATAATAATGTAATAGTAGTTTTTTGATAGTTGACATAACTTTCCAATATATTGGTAACAAGtgcatacaaaaatattaaaacattggTTTGAATTAAAAACTGCATGCGTTCGACCCACTtgttctggatttaccttcatcaggttATGAATGAATGCCcaaaaagccgaatatttgatgGCCAGGGATGTATCAGTAATTCAGTACCGAAACATTTGATGAGCTAAATGACATAATGACTGATAATAATCCGCAGACTGATATTAAACCAGCTGCGGTTTCTACTCAGTGCGCTGTATAATTTGAAAACTCCACTTAATAAATGTCATGCGTGCGAAGCGCTTTACTGGATTTTGCTTCTGCAGAATCTTTCGAAGctaaacatttaaaattcaaagaTATATAAGAACAGAAACAGTTAAAGACTATATGACATAAAGAATATAGTCAAATCCATTAAATAAACAATGTAAAATAAGAAATCAGAATCAGTGGTCAATTATATAAGAACGGGGATACATAACAAGAAATGTTTGTATATGTGTAATTCTggaaaaaacaaactaaaatggAATGGTTTAAATGGTTTTTGTTGACAATACAAACTCCCATGAATGCATATTTGATTGATACTGAATCCATGTCTCactgtccttattttttttttctattttgaacgTGTGTGTTTAGTACCTATAGCCACTGTTCAATTACAGTTTCTAACATTATTTAACACAAGTATAAAATTGTTATCATTTATACGATTGCATGGGAAAAGCATACTTTACATATATACgtatttctttatacatgtttagTAATTTGAAAAGAATTCAAGGCAACATCATTTCTGTATTTAATAGAAGGACCTTATACCTACCAGACGACACTGTTTGAAAATGGTACAATATTGTTTGCATATAAATCAGTAAGTTgtaagtttcatggacattgcaCATACATTCAAATTGAAGAATACAAAATAAACTTGATTACATATCACAGGATTGAAAGGATGCTTACAACTTATCAAATTGTAAGAAACATAACAGACATACTAAGACACAagacaattttattctttaattaaTATACCAAAACAAATGTATTCATAATGAAACTTAGTTTGTATCGTAATCATGATGTTTTGCATATTGcattttgcaatttattttttcaatgtgtatttttacattttaaatcttTCTTGTATAGTTTTGAAcactaaaaaaagaaattattttaaagacTGTAATGTTAGTCAGATTTTACATTGAATATTGTGTAAGTATTTACTATTATTTGTCGACAATAATAGAGTGAAGATCTTCTTTATGTTTATAGGTTCCCGATACCGACATATCTGGTAAACTCTGGCCAGTTAAGGTTGGGGTTTCGGATGCGTTTTACTTTGATCGTGATTCACCATGTAAGTACATGGAATACTATATAGTTGTCTGTAATACATATTACAAGCATGTGCTACCTATCTAAGTGCACACACAAAATGCATGTGTAGTTGTTGATTTTTCAACACATTTCTTCATTTTGTTATACAAATTAATAACCAATGTTTGCTTCAAAAAGATTGACAATTGAAATAGTTGTCATTTGGGTTTCTATATAGGAGAAGTTTGTTTTTGACATTCAATTGTTCCTTAACTGCAACactatttataaaaatacatttgtaaaaatacattgctgttgtctgttctatggtcgggttgttgtctctttgacacattccccatttccattctcaatgttatgtaCAAAAAGAAATGACTTTACCAGGATGAACCCTTTTGATTGATATTcaaattcaatcaatcaatcaatccattaCTTGCCGATAGACTCCAGCGTATATGATTTGTGGACAGGTTTCTTTCCTCTGTGGTATATTCTGGAACTTGGTCTAGTAAGAGCAACCGTAAAAGAAGTAAAACCAAACTGCCCTTTGGAGTAATTTAGGGTAGGTTTATCATTCAATGATTTCTAAACATGACAAAAGTATCGGGGAATAGTTATCTTTTTCGTCAAATTGCATGCACTTCTAAGCTGTCGAAAGTTATAAACTTCTGAGTAAAAAATTGGTAGCACgaaaattgtcttttaaacattttttggagGCACTTAGATTATACGaatattgcttttatttatttcagaaaaaaaaaaaattatttgttattatgaAAATTAAGTTTCTCTTATAAACCGCTTCACCCGCAACAGGAACACATATTGCTCGATATCCAAAATGTAGATTAAAGTACAAAGTGGAGTAAACAATATGATTCAAATCACAATCTTCGTTACGtgttttgaagatttatagaatTTAAAAGAACTAAAACGTCTTTTATAGGAAACAAACGTACATATGGAAAATGGATCGTAGCGATAAATAACTGTTACAATTTGGGTTGCATGCATCCGTACATTAAATAATATGCACAGGTAGACATTGAAAAGTACATCAAACATTTTAAATCTGGATACaggatttatatttacaaaaaagatGTATATTAAAGTGCTCATAAAATTGTGAATAATTATATGTTGTATATTGCATTTCGTTTCTTTTTTCAGTTGGCGGATATACGAGATTTGTAGTTCGCTACCATCTAATTAATTTAAACATGTCATATCTTGCTAACTACACTGCTATTGTGTTAGATCCTTTACCGAGTAAGTTTATAATGCAAGGATAACttacatttaagaattgaatgcttctttttgtaaatttattggggtgtaaaagcgttgaccgaagtacattttgtatgaagcgcggaagcgcttcattctaacaatgtgcgcacggtcaacgcttttacaaccctataaagttacaaaaagaagcattcaatacttataattacatgttttagctatgatcatgaaaacacgtattttacatatttttttatttaattcacctgtgcactttattgttggaccacgtgttatcatgaatgaatgaaaggttgtattgagcaatgcaactgcttacggaataacacgtgatttgcagttagccaatcagaataaagtattacaatgaaacatacatctaatgtaattattagtcATTATAATGATATTAAAATGTATTACCTCTTCTTTGAataatcatattttatatattaaaataaaatgacaatgtatAAACTTAACTTTACTCAAGCTTAACATTACTTATGATGAATAACATTGATTACACTGCCATGAACATTTACCACACTATTTAACCTCTATTGTAAAcgaatttattttaaatcttgAGAAGCTGACTGCTGACATGTaatgcaggatctgcttaccctttcggagcacctgagatcacccccagtttttggtggggttcttgttgcttagttttaagttttctatgttgagtcttatgtattattatttgtctgctGGTCTTTTCTCATTTGGCATGGCTTTGTCACTTTattttttgatctatgagtttgactgtccctctggtatctttcgcccttctttcaTGTTATTAACCatgcgttttttgttttttatttgcgtttgtttatttatttcttttggtCGGCACATCAGTTTAACATGCACAACACATGTGAAACACATATGTTGGAaattatgtgtgtgtgtgtgtgcagGTAAATTGTCTGTATTTGTATTTACATTACAACTATCAGAAAAGAGGCAGAAAATACCTCCTGGACATTCAATATCCACACTCTAACTAAAAATTGAGCAACAGTAATTTCACTAAAAACATGAAAGGGGCGGGGCGGGGCGGGGTAAACATGAGGAATGTATTCTACTTGATTCCTTTATATGTTAACGGGGATTATATATAGTCGTTGTTAACAATGTACTAGTCAGATAACTAGTCTAAcaaatgatttttctaatttattttagTAACTTATATGGTCGCTTTCGTACATGAATGACTTGGGCATTAGATGATTTTCAGTAGTTCAGCCAGTTTTTTTCTTAACCGATATTCTCCTTTcatcaatatttcaaattttagttaATTCGATTTCGACATGAAAAGACACAGATAGTCTCTCCATTGTGTTCTTCAACAGCTTGTATTAGAGATTTATGTTAAGTAAAGGGAGGTTTCTACTTTAGTGGTAGAGAGACAGAACATCATTGACAAAAAGCACGTATGTTAAACCCTTTAACAAATacattgattaaacaaaaataagagTGCCATTCTGATCATTACATTTCAGTTATGTTACTTTCTGTGTTTCTTTTCTGGAATTATTTGTATGCAATTTGAATATTGTAAAAGTACAATTGAGCCTTCGAATGTATTTGATATACCAGCGTCAGTGGTTGTGTTATCTTGTCACATGTTAATagcttttgttctttttataattGGTGTTGATGTCAGAGCTCTGAGTGTTTCTTTTTAACCTatatggttatcaaaggtaccaggattataatttaacacgccagacacgcgtttcgtctacataagactcatcagtgacgctcacataaAAATAGTtgttaagccaaacaagtacaaagttgaagagcattgaggacccaaaattccaaaagctATACTCACAGTTTTTTTAAAAAAGCGCGATGATTTGAAACATTAGATATTGACGTGTAGTCCTCTGTCTAATGGTGAAGACTGTATGTTCCCCTCTTGATgccttttggttatttttgtcgttGGAGTTGCCATTGCAATGACGTATACATCAAATTTCATG
Encoded here:
- the LOC143047023 gene encoding plexin domain-containing protein 1-like isoform X1, giving the protein MECLILYICFNFAFLGVMSTNHGPNKVIYKGHNIVKRQEVPPDNVTTISDHHDYYTSKVIPDPEGAYWNELENHTRHILSNDHRRKYSFKRISFNFPFYGRPMNIFAITTQGFLYMSTFTHPQLNWAFTHYIAPLMGNFDTIGNDSHILYKDDGHSFVVEWRNVELNDQPEKGPYTYQTTLFENGTILFAYKSVPDTDISGKLWPVKVGVSDAFYFDRDSPFGGYTRFVVRYHLINLNMSYLANYTAIVLDPLPTCNEATTCENCTSLKIAFYCSWCHAAARCSSGIDWHRQNWRNNRCDENAVDTPSQCPIPTHIPTTSTTTTSRLTTTLATTTKATTTISTKPALITTRPTTTTITTTTASSISPEPSPISTLGTVRSDAVRSKKDSKSETAIVVPLVIALVVILILCGAWIIYARTHPNTRSGIWLIEHSPRKIKERFSGTSFFKDSKEDTSNIHSKYEVQSDSSTL